Proteins encoded within one genomic window of Kibdelosporangium phytohabitans:
- a CDS encoding ROK family transcriptional regulator codes for MAPKRTTVRDLRRHNRSTLLSKLFFDGPLSRHELSQLTGLSAATVSNVTGELVDDRLIIEAGLVESDGGRPRVLLRVDPAYGHVIGIDVGETGVKVELFDLAMNRLAAAEHPMTSPRPDPAEVAAQIVSGVGEVLRTSGIEQHTVLGIGVGVPGTVEQSDPVVVHAQTIGWEGVALEQLLRAGGITLPLFFDNGAKTLGQAEMWFGAGRGARHAVIALIGSGVGAAVIADGTTYRGSTSSAGEWGHTTLVYDGRQCRCGSHGCLEAYVGAEGILDRYRKARGGRDIPGTDEQSQLDALVAAAVRSKTAAKVLEETAGYLGAGIANLINLFNPERIVLGGWAGLSIGGRLLPTVRQVAKAHALRHPYGVTSIELCQLGPDAVAVGAATLPVAALLDEGADPRVNTEAA; via the coding sequence ATGGCACCGAAGCGCACGACGGTCCGGGACCTGCGCCGTCACAACCGCTCCACGTTGCTGTCGAAGCTGTTCTTCGACGGACCGCTCAGCAGGCACGAGCTCAGCCAGCTCACCGGGTTGAGCGCGGCGACGGTCAGCAACGTCACCGGCGAACTGGTCGACGACCGCCTGATCATCGAAGCGGGCCTGGTCGAGTCCGACGGTGGACGGCCGCGGGTGCTGTTGCGCGTGGATCCCGCGTACGGCCACGTGATCGGGATCGACGTCGGCGAGACCGGCGTCAAGGTGGAGCTGTTCGACCTGGCGATGAACCGGCTCGCCGCGGCCGAGCACCCGATGACCTCGCCCCGGCCCGACCCGGCGGAAGTCGCCGCGCAGATCGTCTCCGGGGTCGGCGAGGTGCTGCGCACGTCCGGCATCGAGCAGCACACGGTCCTCGGCATCGGGGTCGGCGTGCCCGGCACGGTCGAGCAAAGCGACCCGGTCGTGGTGCACGCGCAGACGATCGGCTGGGAAGGCGTCGCGCTCGAGCAGTTGCTGCGCGCGGGCGGGATCACCCTGCCGCTGTTCTTCGACAACGGCGCCAAGACGCTCGGCCAGGCGGAGATGTGGTTCGGGGCCGGCCGGGGCGCGCGGCACGCCGTGATCGCGTTGATCGGGTCCGGTGTCGGCGCGGCCGTGATCGCGGACGGGACCACGTACCGCGGGTCCACCAGCAGCGCGGGCGAATGGGGCCACACCACTCTGGTCTACGACGGCAGGCAGTGCCGTTGCGGCTCGCACGGGTGCCTCGAGGCGTACGTCGGCGCCGAGGGCATCCTCGATCGGTACCGCAAAGCCCGTGGCGGGCGCGACATCCCGGGCACCGACGAACAGTCCCAGTTGGACGCGCTGGTAGCGGCGGCCGTCCGGTCGAAGACCGCGGCGAAGGTGCTGGAGGAGACCGCCGGGTATCTCGGCGCGGGGATCGCGAACCTGATCAACCTGTTCAACCCGGAGCGGATCGTGCTGGGCGGCTGGGCGGGGCTGTCGATCGGCGGCCGTCTACTCCCGACAGTCCGCCAGGTGGCCAAGGCGCACGCGCTGCGGCACCCGTACGGGGTGACGTCGATCGAGCTGTGCCAGCTCGGCCCGGACGCGGTCGCGGTCGGCGCGGCGACGCTCCCGGTCGCGGCTCTGCTCGACGAGGGCGCCGATCCGCGCGTGAACACCGAAGCCGCTTAG
- a CDS encoding arginase family protein, which translates to MKPVAVLDAPSNLGLRMPAPGVVPGCYKMAGALRDQGLLTRTGARDAGYVVPPRYDISEWSPGQGLFNAAGIAEYTARLADRVAALLDNDEFPVLLGGDCSIMLAPLLTLRKRGRYGLAYFDGSADFLRASQANRVGAAAAETLALATGRGQADVTDIGGHGPYVQDSDIVVLGNRDDDEDVPNLAEAGITAWTSSQIQAEGPGSVAARTLEKLTNLDGFWLHLDVDVLDIEVMPAADAPDPGGLQYSELLDLLRPMLAHEKCVGANLAIYDPDLDPDGRYAAELTDALVTVLAR; encoded by the coding sequence ATGAAACCGGTAGCCGTCCTGGACGCCCCGTCCAACCTCGGACTGCGCATGCCCGCGCCGGGAGTGGTCCCCGGCTGCTACAAGATGGCGGGCGCGCTGCGGGACCAGGGACTGCTCACCCGGACAGGCGCACGCGACGCCGGGTACGTGGTCCCGCCGCGCTACGACATCTCGGAGTGGTCGCCCGGGCAAGGACTCTTCAACGCAGCGGGTATCGCCGAGTACACAGCGCGACTGGCCGATCGAGTGGCTGCGCTGCTGGACAATGACGAGTTCCCGGTGTTGCTGGGCGGGGATTGCAGCATCATGCTCGCGCCACTGCTCACCCTGCGCAAGCGCGGCCGTTACGGACTGGCCTACTTCGACGGCAGCGCGGACTTCCTGCGGGCGAGCCAAGCCAACCGGGTCGGTGCCGCCGCAGCCGAAACGCTCGCGCTGGCCACCGGGCGCGGGCAGGCCGACGTGACCGACATCGGCGGGCACGGACCGTACGTTCAGGACAGTGACATCGTGGTCCTCGGCAACCGCGACGACGACGAGGACGTCCCCAACCTCGCCGAGGCGGGGATCACCGCGTGGACGTCTTCGCAGATCCAGGCGGAGGGCCCCGGCTCGGTGGCGGCGCGGACGTTGGAGAAGCTCACGAACCTGGACGGGTTCTGGCTGCACCTGGACGTGGACGTCCTGGACATCGAGGTGATGCCCGCCGCGGACGCCCCTGATCCCGGAGGGCTGCAGTACAGCGAGCTTCTCGACCTGCTGCGGCCGATGCTGGCGCATGAGAAGTGCGTCGGGGCGAACCTGGCGATCTACGACCCCGACCTGGACCCGGACGGCCGGTACGCGGCCGAGCTGACCGACGCTCTCGTCACCGTCCTGGCGCGGTGA
- a CDS encoding RICIN domain-containing protein yields MHRQCQPEVERRCVTCLDVSGGGTTNGTVVQIWDCTCGANQKWNAPAA; encoded by the coding sequence ATGCACCGGCAGTGCCAACCAGAAGTGGAACGCCGCTGTGTGACGTGTCTCGACGTCTCGGGCGGCGGAACCACCAACGGCACCGTCGTGCAGATCTGGGACTGCACCTGCGGCGCGAATCAGAAGTGGAACGCTCCAGCAGCCTGA
- a CDS encoding chitinase: MTVSAAVALAVIVLPSGTANAATGAVTGLAGKCVDVAGASNANGTAVQLYDCNGTGAQQWNNTGSQLQALGKCLDVSGGGTANGTVVQIWDCNGSGAQNWVVSAANDIVNTQANKCLDVAGNNSANGTRLQIWECTGAANQKWNAPASGGGGGGGGDGFVVSEAQFNQMFPGRNGFYTYSGLVAALSSYPGFAKTGTDVTRKQEAAAFLANVHHETSGLVHIVEQNQANYPHYCDWGQPYGCPAGQAAYYGRGPIQLSWNFNYKAAGDALGLPLLTNPWLVQNDAAVAWRTGLWYWNTQRGPGTMTPHDAMVNGRGFGETIRSINGSIECDGGNPAQVQSRVNSYNRFVGVLGVPAGGNLYC; encoded by the coding sequence ATGACCGTCAGCGCGGCGGTCGCTCTGGCCGTGATCGTCCTGCCTTCCGGAACGGCGAACGCCGCCACCGGAGCGGTCACCGGCCTCGCGGGCAAGTGTGTCGACGTGGCGGGCGCCAGCAACGCCAACGGAACCGCGGTCCAGCTCTACGACTGCAACGGTACAGGCGCCCAGCAGTGGAACAACACGGGTTCGCAACTGCAGGCACTGGGCAAGTGCCTTGACGTGTCCGGCGGCGGGACCGCCAACGGCACCGTCGTGCAAATCTGGGACTGCAACGGATCGGGCGCGCAGAACTGGGTTGTCAGCGCAGCCAACGACATAGTCAACACGCAGGCCAACAAGTGCCTCGATGTCGCTGGCAACAACTCGGCCAACGGAACCCGCCTGCAGATCTGGGAATGCACGGGCGCGGCGAACCAGAAGTGGAACGCGCCGGCGAGCGGCGGCGGTGGCGGCGGCGGCGGCGATGGTTTCGTCGTGAGCGAGGCCCAGTTCAACCAGATGTTCCCCGGCCGCAACGGCTTCTACACCTACAGCGGGCTGGTCGCCGCGCTGAGCTCGTATCCCGGCTTCGCCAAGACGGGCACCGACGTGACACGCAAGCAGGAAGCCGCGGCTTTCCTGGCGAACGTGCACCACGAGACCAGCGGTCTCGTGCACATCGTCGAGCAGAACCAGGCCAACTACCCGCACTACTGCGACTGGGGCCAGCCCTACGGCTGCCCGGCGGGGCAGGCGGCGTACTACGGCCGTGGCCCGATCCAGCTGAGCTGGAACTTCAACTACAAGGCCGCCGGTGACGCACTGGGCCTGCCGTTGCTGACCAACCCGTGGCTCGTGCAGAACGACGCGGCGGTGGCGTGGCGAACGGGCCTCTGGTACTGGAACACCCAGCGCGGGCCAGGCACCATGACCCCGCACGACGCGATGGTCAACGGCCGCGGCTTCGGCGAGACGATCCGCAGCATCAACGGCAGCATCGAGTGCGACGGGGGAAACCCCGCTCAGGTGCAGAGCCGGGTGAACAGCTACAACCGGTTCGTCGGCGTCCTCGGCGTTCCCGCGGGCGGAAACCTGTACTGCTGA
- a CDS encoding aldehyde dehydrogenase family protein: MTRPTSGLTLSRERSGRARRRGENAGDVLPPYEPGKLSLSRTVPLGLIGLITPWNYPMNLAMRAVAPGLAFATRSCSNPPRRPGSCRG, translated from the coding sequence TTGACGCGTCCAACTTCGGGACTTACCTTAAGTCGTGAAAGAAGTGGACGAGCCCGGCGGCGGGGCGAGAACGCCGGCGACGTCCTGCCGCCGTACGAACCCGGGAAGCTGTCGCTGTCCAGGACAGTGCCGCTCGGGTTGATCGGCCTGATCACACCGTGGAACTACCCGATGAACCTCGCGATGCGCGCGGTGGCACCGGGTCTGGCGTTCGCAACACGATCGTGCTCAAACCCGCCGAGGCGGCCAGGTTCGTGTCGTGGTTGA
- a CDS encoding discoidin domain-containing protein — MRTLRSIVGLVLLLATVIVQAPAASADVAVRAVAADVHLFYYPWYGSPSVHGSYRHWPQGGHTPPDDVGADFYPTLGAYDSGDTAVIDRHMRMIQQSGAGTIVTSWWGQGSYEDGVTPALLVSAARHGIKVAWHLEPYAGRTAESTVADIEYINSKYGGSPAFYRAAAWGNRGAFYVFESLRITDWTALEQVKSSSIVLAQTTDPSRVAHFGGMYTYDGIAGATAPGWRNASDFCKANGLVWAPSVAPGYIDDRAVPGNTTPTVGRDNGAMYDRQWSNALNPATGGTPSWVSVTSFNEWHEGSIIEPARSNPPAGHGYLTYQGAYGRTGADAETAYLDRTRHWVSQFTGGSIPPANPNLALGKQITASSNQGGYPAGNANDGNQSSYWESTNHSFPQSITLDLGAPAEVSKLVLAVPASWGARTQTITVHGGDTTVVPSRGYAFDPATHNTVTITFPATTQRLFRLNFTGNTGWPAGQVAELQAFRIQ; from the coding sequence ATGCGAACCCTGCGAAGCATTGTCGGCCTGGTCCTACTGCTCGCGACCGTCATCGTGCAGGCGCCTGCGGCGTCCGCGGATGTGGCGGTCAGAGCGGTCGCGGCTGACGTTCATCTCTTCTACTACCCGTGGTACGGAAGCCCGTCGGTGCACGGCTCCTACCGGCACTGGCCACAGGGCGGCCACACCCCGCCCGACGACGTCGGTGCGGACTTCTACCCCACGCTCGGCGCGTACGACTCCGGCGACACCGCCGTGATCGACCGGCACATGCGGATGATCCAGCAGTCCGGCGCGGGCACCATCGTGACGAGCTGGTGGGGCCAAGGGTCCTATGAGGACGGTGTGACACCCGCACTGCTCGTCTCGGCGGCCCGGCACGGCATCAAGGTCGCCTGGCACCTCGAGCCGTACGCGGGCCGGACCGCCGAGTCCACGGTCGCGGACATCGAGTACATCAACTCGAAGTACGGCGGCAGCCCGGCGTTCTACCGCGCGGCGGCGTGGGGCAACCGCGGTGCGTTCTACGTCTTCGAAAGCCTGCGCATCACCGACTGGACCGCGTTGGAGCAGGTCAAGTCCAGCAGTATCGTCCTGGCGCAGACAACCGACCCGTCACGGGTCGCCCACTTCGGCGGGATGTACACCTACGACGGCATAGCCGGAGCGACCGCGCCCGGCTGGAGGAACGCGTCGGACTTCTGCAAGGCCAACGGATTGGTGTGGGCACCGTCCGTGGCACCTGGCTACATCGACGACCGGGCGGTGCCGGGCAACACCACGCCGACCGTCGGCCGTGACAACGGCGCCATGTACGACAGGCAGTGGAGCAACGCACTCAACCCCGCCACCGGCGGTACGCCGTCGTGGGTCTCGGTGACGTCCTTCAACGAATGGCACGAAGGATCGATCATCGAACCCGCGCGGTCGAACCCGCCCGCCGGGCACGGTTACCTGACATACCAGGGTGCCTACGGCCGGACCGGTGCCGACGCGGAAACCGCCTACCTGGACCGGACCCGTCACTGGGTCAGCCAGTTCACCGGCGGCAGCATCCCGCCCGCCAACCCGAACCTCGCGTTGGGCAAGCAGATCACCGCGAGCAGCAACCAGGGCGGCTACCCGGCCGGCAACGCGAACGACGGAAACCAGTCCAGCTACTGGGAAAGCACGAACCACTCGTTCCCGCAGTCCATCACGCTCGACCTCGGCGCACCCGCCGAGGTGAGCAAGCTCGTGCTGGCCGTCCCGGCGTCGTGGGGCGCGCGGACCCAGACGATCACGGTGCACGGCGGCGACACCACTGTCGTCCCCTCGCGGGGATACGCGTTCGACCCCGCCACACACAACACCGTGACGATCACCTTCCCCGCCACCACACAGCGGTTGTTCCGGCTGAACTTCACCGGCAACACCGGCTGGCCCGCCGGGCAGGTCGCCGAACTCCAGGCATTCCGCATCCAGTAG
- a CDS encoding carbohydrate-binding protein — MFPTPAANAGSVIPPGDYQQVQLALGPNELGEAMSLAILPNRSVVHTARDGTVRITDAAGNTSTAGKLNVYTHDEEGLQGVAADPNFATNRFIYLYYSPRLSTPDGDAPAEGTQADWDRWKGELYLSRFVLTTANTLDTASEKIVMRVGNDRGQCCHVGGDIDFDAAGNLYLTTGDDTNPFQSDSYTPIDERTNRNPQFDAQRSSGNTNDLRGKVLRIKPQADGTYTIPSGNLFAPGTANTRPEIYAMGFRNPFRMNVDKATGIVYLGDYGPDSGATNPNRGPNGQVEFDRITGPGNYGWPYCTGTNTTDETYNHYQFPSGPSGAKFDCAGGPANNSFRNTGRQTLPPAKPSWIKYSGDSGTPPEFGGGSESPMGGPVYRHDPALNSAIKFPQSLDGRYFAGEYGRRWIKAIEVTASGGVGDIGAFPWTGTQVMDMNFGPDGALYVLDYGTGGGNQALWRVEYIGGQNRNPVAVASANRTSGQAPLAVTFSSAGSNDPEGGALTYSWNFGDGTTSTQANPSKTYTANGKYTATLTVRDPQGSTGSANVQITVGNTAPSVSFQSPVHGQLFSFGDTVSYQVNVTDPEDGAIDCDRVKVTYKLGHDSHRHDITSRNGCTGSIPVPIDGEHDPAANVFGAFDAEYTDNGGLTTHHENILQPRHRQGEHFSTQSGGVQLAQHGAAEGGTTVGFIDNNDWVAFTPYAMNGAVSVTARVSSGGPGGTMEVRTGSPAGPLLGSVQIANTGSWDTFTNVTGALSNVPSGTTTLYLVFKGVTGQGNLFDVDAYTINTGPTGGPTRTVEGEGFSSTSGVQPAAHAGASGGYTAGYIENGDWAAYATVNTAGATGISARISSAGSGGTIQVRSGSATGTLLGSVTVPVTGGWENFQTVSANLSGSASGALFLVFAGGTGFLFDVDTVTVRF; from the coding sequence ATGTTCCCCACACCCGCGGCCAACGCGGGATCAGTGATCCCGCCAGGCGACTACCAGCAGGTGCAGCTGGCGCTCGGGCCGAACGAACTCGGCGAAGCGATGTCGCTGGCGATCCTGCCCAACAGGTCCGTCGTGCACACCGCCCGCGACGGCACAGTCCGCATCACCGACGCCGCGGGAAACACCAGCACGGCAGGCAAGCTCAACGTCTACACCCACGACGAGGAAGGCCTGCAGGGCGTCGCGGCCGACCCGAACTTCGCCACGAACAGGTTCATCTACCTGTACTACTCGCCCCGCCTGTCCACTCCGGACGGAGACGCTCCGGCGGAGGGCACGCAGGCGGACTGGGACAGGTGGAAGGGCGAGCTCTACCTGTCCAGGTTCGTGCTGACCACGGCCAACACGCTCGACACGGCCAGCGAGAAGATCGTCATGCGGGTGGGCAACGACCGAGGCCAGTGCTGCCACGTCGGCGGCGACATCGATTTCGACGCCGCCGGCAACCTCTACCTGACCACGGGAGACGACACCAACCCGTTCCAGTCCGACAGCTACACCCCGATCGACGAACGGACCAACCGCAACCCCCAGTTCGACGCCCAGCGCTCGTCGGGGAACACCAACGACCTGCGCGGCAAGGTGTTGCGGATCAAGCCCCAGGCCGACGGCACGTACACCATCCCGTCGGGCAACCTGTTCGCCCCGGGCACGGCGAACACCCGCCCGGAGATCTACGCGATGGGCTTCCGCAACCCGTTCCGGATGAACGTCGACAAGGCGACCGGGATCGTCTACCTCGGCGACTACGGCCCGGACTCCGGTGCGACGAACCCGAACCGGGGCCCGAACGGCCAGGTCGAGTTCGACCGGATCACCGGCCCCGGCAACTACGGCTGGCCGTACTGCACCGGCACGAACACGACCGACGAGACCTACAACCACTACCAGTTCCCCAGTGGGCCGTCGGGCGCCAAGTTCGACTGCGCCGGTGGGCCGGCGAACAACTCGTTCCGCAACACGGGCCGGCAGACGCTGCCGCCCGCCAAACCGTCGTGGATCAAGTACAGTGGCGACAGCGGCACACCGCCGGAGTTCGGCGGCGGGTCGGAATCCCCGATGGGCGGCCCGGTCTACCGCCACGACCCCGCCCTGAACTCGGCGATCAAGTTCCCGCAGTCGTTGGACGGCAGGTACTTCGCGGGTGAGTACGGCCGCCGTTGGATCAAGGCGATCGAGGTGACGGCCAGCGGCGGCGTCGGCGACATCGGCGCTTTCCCGTGGACCGGCACCCAGGTGATGGACATGAACTTCGGTCCGGACGGCGCGTTGTACGTGCTCGACTACGGAACGGGCGGCGGAAACCAAGCGCTCTGGCGGGTCGAGTACATCGGCGGCCAGAACCGCAACCCGGTCGCGGTCGCCTCGGCGAACCGGACATCCGGCCAGGCGCCGTTGGCTGTCACGTTCTCCTCCGCGGGCAGCAACGACCCCGAGGGCGGGGCGTTGACGTACTCCTGGAACTTCGGTGACGGGACGACGTCCACACAAGCGAATCCGTCCAAGACGTACACCGCGAACGGAAAGTACACGGCGACTCTGACCGTCCGTGACCCGCAAGGGTCGACCGGTTCGGCCAACGTGCAGATCACCGTGGGCAACACCGCGCCTTCGGTGTCGTTCCAGTCTCCTGTACACGGCCAGCTGTTCTCGTTCGGTGACACGGTCTCCTACCAGGTCAACGTCACCGATCCCGAGGACGGTGCCATCGACTGCGACCGTGTGAAGGTGACGTACAAGCTCGGCCACGACAGCCACCGCCACGACATCACGTCCCGCAACGGCTGCACAGGGTCGATTCCTGTCCCGATCGACGGCGAACACGACCCCGCGGCGAACGTGTTCGGCGCGTTCGACGCCGAGTACACCGACAACGGTGGCCTGACCACGCACCACGAGAACATCCTGCAACCACGGCACCGCCAGGGTGAGCACTTCAGCACTCAGTCCGGTGGGGTCCAGCTGGCCCAGCACGGCGCTGCCGAGGGCGGGACGACGGTCGGGTTCATCGACAACAACGACTGGGTGGCCTTCACGCCTTATGCCATGAACGGGGCTGTCAGCGTCACTGCCCGGGTGTCGTCCGGTGGTCCTGGTGGGACGATGGAGGTTCGCACCGGGTCGCCGGCTGGTCCGCTGCTGGGCTCCGTCCAGATCGCCAACACCGGCAGCTGGGACACGTTCACGAACGTGACCGGCGCGTTGAGCAACGTGCCGTCCGGGACGACCACGCTCTACCTGGTTTTCAAGGGTGTGACGGGACAGGGCAACCTGTTCGACGTCGACGCGTACACCATCAACACGGGACCGACCGGCGGTCCGACAAGGACAGTGGAAGGGGAAGGATTCTCGTCCACTTCGGGCGTTCAGCCCGCCGCGCATGCCGGTGCCAGCGGCGGCTACACGGCCGGGTACATCGAGAACGGTGACTGGGCGGCGTACGCGACCGTGAACACCGCTGGTGCGACTGGGATCTCCGCCCGGATCTCGTCTGCCGGGTCCGGTGGCACGATCCAGGTCCGGTCCGGTTCCGCCACCGGGACGCTGCTGGGTTCGGTCACGGTTCCGGTGACGGGTGGCTGGGAGAACTTCCAGACGGTGTCGGCGAACCTGAGCGGCTCGGCTTCAGGCGCGTTGTTCCTGGTGTTCGCCGGCGGGACCGGGTTCCTGTTCGACGTGGACACTGTGACGGTCCGGTTCTGA
- a CDS encoding ROK family transcriptional regulator → MLRSTQQTTRDLRRHNRSALLSRLYLDGPGSRLELMQASGLSSATVSNVISDLISDGMVAEAGSVDSDGGRPRTLLRVRSEYGSVVGVDIGETHVQVGLFDCTLNTLDTATYPLGDAELDPDRVVRLVLRGITSVTASIDPASLLGVGVGVPGAVMPDGLVHAPTLNWSGVPLVSMLRSSVAAPLYVDNCARTLGQAEMWRGAGRDASRAVIALLGVGVGAAVATGADSYRSATSTTAEWGHTVVQVGGAACRCGSHGCLEAYVGAEAILGRYGKPLSASDTESRLVELVRLAETDSDARQVVADTAEYLGIGVSNLVNMLNPDKVVLSGWVAAVLGSSMLTAVRDAVKRHALPYLFAQTEIELGRLGNEEVALGAATLPVLRLLASGGRSFA, encoded by the coding sequence GTGCTCCGGTCCACCCAGCAGACAACGCGTGACCTGCGCCGACACAACAGATCGGCGTTGCTGTCGCGGCTCTACCTCGACGGACCGGGCAGCAGGCTCGAGCTCATGCAGGCCTCCGGCCTCAGCTCGGCCACCGTCAGCAACGTCATCTCCGACCTGATCAGCGACGGGATGGTAGCGGAGGCCGGCTCGGTCGACTCGGACGGCGGCAGGCCGAGGACGTTGCTGCGGGTCCGGTCGGAGTACGGCAGCGTGGTCGGCGTGGACATCGGCGAGACCCACGTCCAGGTAGGCCTTTTCGACTGCACGCTGAACACGCTGGACACCGCGACGTACCCGCTCGGGGACGCCGAACTCGACCCCGATCGAGTGGTGCGGCTGGTGCTCCGCGGCATCACGTCGGTCACCGCGTCGATCGACCCGGCGTCGCTGCTCGGCGTCGGTGTCGGCGTGCCCGGCGCGGTCATGCCGGACGGTCTGGTCCACGCACCGACGCTGAACTGGTCCGGGGTGCCGCTGGTGTCGATGCTCCGCTCGTCGGTGGCCGCGCCGCTGTACGTGGACAACTGCGCCAGGACGCTGGGGCAGGCCGAGATGTGGCGCGGCGCGGGCAGGGACGCCTCGCGTGCGGTCATCGCGCTGCTGGGCGTCGGCGTCGGAGCGGCGGTGGCGACCGGGGCGGATTCGTACCGTTCGGCCACGTCGACGACAGCCGAATGGGGGCACACGGTCGTGCAGGTCGGCGGTGCGGCCTGCCGGTGCGGCTCGCACGGGTGCCTCGAGGCCTACGTCGGCGCGGAGGCGATCCTCGGCAGGTACGGCAAGCCCCTGTCCGCTTCGGACACCGAGTCGCGGCTGGTCGAGCTGGTCAGGCTGGCGGAGACGGACTCGGACGCGCGGCAGGTGGTCGCGGACACCGCGGAGTACCTGGGGATCGGTGTGTCGAACCTGGTCAACATGCTCAATCCGGACAAAGTCGTGCTGTCCGGCTGGGTGGCAGCGGTGCTGGGGTCGTCGATGCTCACCGCGGTGCGGGACGCGGTCAAGCGGCACGCGTTGCCGTACCTGTTCGCGCAGACCGAGATCGAGCTGGGCAGGCTCGGCAACGAGGAGGTCGCGCTGGGCGCGGCCACGTTGCCCGTCCTGCGGCTGCTCGCCTCCGGCGGCCGGTCCTTCGCCTGA
- a CDS encoding glycoside hydrolase family 16 protein, whose product MSIRLSPRRNRATAVVSAAVLLGCLLAGTALSTQATAAPAPDVSIAATTFADEFNGPAATAVDGSKWNMEVGDNVNNHERQYYTNRTSNAALDGQGNLVITARRENPGNYNCWYGRCEYTSARLNTVGKFSQAYGRFETWLKMSHGQGMWPAFWMMGTTGGTWPDNGEIDIMENVGFEPNTLHGTIHGPGYSGADGIGAAYNGPRFADGFHTFTLDWSPNLLVWYVDGQEYQRRTPADLGGRTWVFNNRPFFLLLNLAVGGYWPGDPNAGTPMPNTLVVDYVRVTDAPGGGGGQITGLAGKCVDVAGANSANGTAVQIYDCNGTAAQRWTRNGNQLQALGKCLDAAGGGTANGTLVQLWDCNGSGAQQWAVSAANDIVNIAANKCLDVTGNNSANGTRLQLWECTGSANQKWNAAV is encoded by the coding sequence ATGTCCATCCGCCTGTCCCCACGGCGGAACCGGGCGACAGCTGTGGTTTCCGCCGCTGTCCTGCTCGGTTGCCTGCTGGCCGGCACCGCGCTCAGCACGCAGGCGACCGCCGCCCCGGCCCCGGACGTGAGCATCGCCGCGACCACGTTCGCCGACGAGTTCAACGGCCCAGCCGCAACCGCGGTCGACGGCAGCAAGTGGAACATGGAAGTCGGCGACAACGTCAACAACCACGAACGGCAGTACTACACCAACCGCACCAGCAACGCGGCCCTCGACGGCCAGGGCAACCTCGTCATCACCGCGCGCCGCGAGAACCCGGGCAACTACAACTGCTGGTACGGCCGCTGCGAGTACACCTCGGCACGGCTGAACACAGTCGGCAAGTTCAGCCAGGCCTACGGCCGGTTCGAGACCTGGTTGAAGATGTCGCACGGCCAGGGCATGTGGCCGGCGTTCTGGATGATGGGCACCACCGGCGGCACGTGGCCGGACAACGGCGAGATCGACATCATGGAGAACGTCGGGTTCGAGCCCAACACCTTGCACGGCACCATCCACGGCCCCGGGTACTCCGGCGCGGACGGCATCGGCGCCGCGTACAACGGTCCCCGCTTCGCCGACGGCTTCCACACGTTCACGCTCGACTGGTCGCCGAACCTGCTGGTCTGGTACGTCGACGGCCAGGAGTACCAGCGCCGCACACCGGCCGACCTCGGCGGGCGGACGTGGGTGTTCAACAACCGGCCGTTCTTCCTCCTGCTGAACCTGGCCGTCGGAGGGTACTGGCCAGGCGATCCCAACGCCGGCACACCGATGCCCAACACACTCGTGGTGGACTACGTCCGCGTCACGGACGCACCTGGTGGAGGCGGCGGCCAGATCACCGGCCTGGCAGGCAAGTGCGTGGACGTGGCGGGCGCCAACAGCGCCAACGGGACCGCCGTCCAGATCTACGACTGCAACGGCACGGCCGCGCAACGCTGGACCCGCAACGGCAATCAGCTGCAGGCGCTGGGCAAGTGCCTGGACGCGGCAGGCGGCGGCACAGCCAACGGCACACTGGTGCAGTTGTGGGACTGCAACGGATCCGGTGCGCAGCAGTGGGCCGTCAGCGCAGCCAACGACATCGTGAACATCGCGGCCAACAAGTGTCTTGACGTCACCGGCAACAACTCGGCCAACGGCACCAGACTCCAGCTCTGGGAATGCACCGGCAGTGCCAACCAGAAGTGGAACGCCGCTGTGTGA